One segment of Cynocephalus volans isolate mCynVol1 chromosome 8, mCynVol1.pri, whole genome shotgun sequence DNA contains the following:
- the LOC134383634 gene encoding voltage-dependent anion-selective channel protein 3-like, producing the protein MCNTPTYCDLGKAAKDVFNKGYGFGMVEIDLRTKSCSGVEFSTSGHAYTDTGKASGNLETKYKICNYGLTFTQKWNTDNTLGTEISWENKLAEGLKLTLDTIFVPNTGKKSGKLKASYRRDCFSLGSNVDIDFAGPTIYGWAVLAFEGWLAGYQMSFDTAKSKLSQNNFALGYKAADFQLHTHVNDGTEFGGSIYQKVNEKIETSINLAWTAGSNNTRFGIAAKYKLDCRTSLSAKVNNASLIGLGYTQTLRPGVKLTLSALIDGKNFNAGGHKVGLGFELEA; encoded by the coding sequence ATGTGTAACACACCGACTTACTGTGACCTAGGAAAGGCTgccaaggatgtcttcaacaaaGGATATGGGTTTGGCATGGTCGAAATAGATCTGAGAACCAAGTCTTGTAGTGGAGTGGAATTTTCTACATCTGGTCATGCTTACACTGATACAGGAAAAGCATCAGGCAACCTAGAGACCAAATATAAGATCTGTAACTATGGACTTACCTTCACCCAAAAATGGAACACAGACAATACTCTTGGGACAGAAATCTCTTGGGAGAATAAGTTGGCTGAAGGGTTGAAACTGACTCTTGATACCATATTTGTACCGAATACAGGAAAGAAGAGTGGGAAATTGAAGGCCTCCTATAGAAGGGATTGTTTCAGTCTTGGCAGTAACGTTGATATAGATTTTGCAGGACCAACCATCTATGGTTGGGCTGTGTTGGCCTTTGAAGGTTGGCTTGCAGGATATCAGATGAGTTTTGACACGGCCAAATCCAAACTGTCACAGAATAATTTTGCCCTGGGTTACAAGGCTGCAGACTTCCAGCTGCACACTCATGTGAATGATGGCACTGAATTTGGAGGTTCTATCTACCAGAAGGTGAATGAGAAGATTGAAACATCAATAAACCTTGCTTGGACAGCTGGCAGTAACAACACCCGTTTTGGCATTGCTGCTAAATACAAGCTGGACTGTAGAACTTCTCTATCTGCTAAAGTAAATAATGCCAGCCTGATTGGACTGGGTTATACTCAGACCCTTCGACCAGGAGTCAAACTGACCTTATCAGCTTTAATTGATGGAAAGAACTTCAATGCAGGAGGCCACAAAGTTGGGTTGGGATTTGAACTGGAAGCTTAA